The following coding sequences are from one Daphnia pulex isolate KAP4 chromosome 11, ASM2113471v1 window:
- the LOC124207473 gene encoding uncharacterized protein LOC124207473 produces MRISFNIVLLGALVFATHSVHSIEDFPAQVGVNRHGQTINVNGHLIGISRQSHEHDDISVELLGRAPMNSGNGQNVQSRIPMAPMAPTNTLQTVRLFRDSDERHDISLEDMIVRQHNRQLVPGQQRVRPFRDSDERHDFSIEDLIGRGAIRQNIQSRKSPIQPGGNIFMDSDENDLSDEVNMSLLPELLRLLQPQVQQNRVPVAANQPGVSQPIIQQRHNEIASPVLEFQEILTNPTFQQKLQEIDERLKRAPAARGKRLMEKYATALAIYSSPSNAGSPSINFSHFLPLFIACFWVWLS; encoded by the exons ATGCGCATTTCGTTTAACATAGTG CTACTCGGAGCGTTGGTGTTTGCGACCCATTCGGTCCACTCTATCGAAGACTTTCCGGCTCAGGTGGGAGTCAATCGCCACGGCCAGACCATCAACGTCAACGGACATCTCATCGGCATTTCCCGGCAATCGCACGAGCACGACGACATCTCAGTAGAACTTCTCGGCCGGGCTCCAATGAATTCCGGCAACGGCCAGAATGTTCAAAGTCGGATACCAATGGCGCCAATGGCACCCACCAACACCCTGCAAACTGTCCGACTCTTCAGAGACTCAGACGAGCGTCACGACATATCGCTGGAAGACATGATTGTCCGCCAGCACAACCGCCAACTTGTCCCCGGCCAACAACGTGTCCGTCCATTCAGAGACTCGGACGAGCGTCACGATTTTTCGATCGAAGATTTGATCGGCCGCGGAGCGATCCGCCAGAACATCCAGAGCCGGAAATCGCCCATCCAGCCGGGCGGAAATATTTTCATGGACTCTGACGAAAACGACTTGTCCGATGAAGTTAATATGTCTCTACTCCCCGAATTGCTCCGCCTTCTCCAGCCGCAAGTCCAGCAAAATCGGGTCCCAGTTGCCGCCAACCAGCCCGGCGTCAGTCAGCCAATCATCCAGCAGCGCCACAACGAAATTGCCAGCCCTGTTTTGGAATTCCAAGAGATCCTGACGAATCCCACTTTCCAGCAAAAGCTACAAGAAATCGACGAGCGTTTGAAAAGGGCGCCCGCCGCCAGAGGCAAGCGCCTCATGGAGAAATACGCCACAGCTCTGGCCATCTACTCGTCCCCGTCCAATGCCGGAAGCCCGTCAATTAATTTCTCTCACTTCCTTCCGCTTTTCATCGCCTGTTTCTGGGTTTGGCTTtcttaa
- the LOC124207469 gene encoding uncharacterized protein LOC124207469 isoform X2 yields the protein MGRLFYNMLIGALALVTNLGIAQAQGQRMQPNFNSGSSGVSLGFPVNRHIVSTVNGHLLSLSADETGDISLEVIGFAPNRQRTRIQTPPAAQFRQADNSFQANGQGMMQSANDGGQVLPSTGDQSSFSNVAGTAITNFAPPGMNQMAGSNDQTPMGPNGLAGSANNFGSVGSMPSNPNFQQQAPGQPDNGPNGFAGSPNAFGDLGSVPSNPNFKQQAGAQPNNEPPFKNGGGFGNQQSSPFPANGGPANFPSNPPQMTPQIVSPQITPQIVSPQITPQIVSPQMTPQIVSPQNTVGGMAPSLAGIAHILRDSDEFQDISVERSYVFGQDGRIQSTVQLSRDSNEYDDASLEVNLNLLPQIRSLLNNQLQTQHQVVSNNPRMVFFHQDDQDNDMSLELQGILTNPWFQQQIQEIDVRLKRAPAARSKRLMEKYAHALALSSPSTNTAPATIHSPFFLSLLITWISVGLIL from the exons ATGGGTCGTTTGTTTTACAATATG CTGATCGGAGCACTGGCACTGGTTACCAACTTAGGCATTGCGCAAGCGCAGGGCCAGAGGATGCAACCAAACTTCAATTCCGGCTCATCCGGAGTATCGCTAGGCTTCCCAGTGAATCGCCACATTGTCAGCACCGTCAACGGACACCTGCTTTCTCTGTCGGCTGATGAGACTGGTGACATCTCTTTGGAAGTGATTGGCTTCGCTCCCAACCGACAGAGAACCCGAATTCAGACTCCACCAGCAGCTCAGTTCCGACAAGCGGATAATTCCTTTCAAGCTAACGGACAAGGAATGATGCAATCGGCGAATGACGGCGGTCAAGTTCTCCCATCGACAGGCGACCAAAGTTCGTTTTCTAATGTAGCTGGAACTGCTATAACCAATTTCGCTCCACCAGGAATGAATCAGATGGCAGGATCCAATGACCAAACACCAATGGGCCCCAACGGATTAGCTGGATCGGCTAATAATTTCGGCAGCGTTGGCAGTATGCCCAGCAATCCAAATTTCCAACAGCAAGCACCTGGCCAGCCTGATAACGGACCCAATGGATTCGCTGGATCGCCTAATGCTTTCGGTGATCTCGGCAGTGTGCCCAGCAATCCGAATTTCAAACAGCAAGCAGGTGCCCAGCCTAATAACGAACCTCCTTTCAAGAATGGAGGTGGTTTTGGAAACCAGCAGAGTAGCCCATTTCCAGCCAACGGAGGACCTGCCAATTTCCCAAGCAATCCTCCCCAAATGACTCCCCAAATTGTCAGTCCCCAAATAACTCCCCAAATTGTCAGTCCCCAAATAACTCCCCAAATTGTCAGTCCCCAAATGACTCCCCAAATCGTCAGTCCTCAAAATACAGTCGGCGGAATGGCCCCAAGTTTGGCTGGAATCGCTCACATATTGAGGGATTCCGACGAATTTCAAGATATTTCGGTGGAAAGAAGCTACGTTTTCGGCCAGGACGGTCGAATTCAATCTACAGTTCAGCTTTCCAGGGATTCAAACGAATACGACGACGCATCGCTCGaagtcaatttgaatttgctgcCGCAGATAAGAAGCCTTCTGAATAATCAATTGCAAACCCAGCACCAAGTGGTAAGCAATAACCCCCGAATGGTTTTCTTCCACCAAGACGATCAAGACAACGACATGTCGCTGGAACTTCAAGGAATTCTAACCAATCCGTGGTTCCAGCAACAGATTCAAGAAATCGACGTCCGTTTGAAAAGAGCGCCAGCCGCAAGAAGCAAACGTCTGATGGAAAAATACGCACATGCTCTCGCTTTGTCATCTCCCTCCACTAATACCGCACCCGCAACAATTCATTCTCCCTTTTTCCTGTCACTTTTAATCACTTGGATTTCGGTTGGACTTATTCTATAA
- the LOC124207469 gene encoding uncharacterized protein LOC124207469 isoform X3, which translates to MGRLFYNMLVGAVVLVTNIGIAQAQGLWMQPNMNSGSSRVSRFPMNRHIFSTVNGHVLSLAADESGEISMEVIGFVPNQQRNRIQTPPATQFRRADNSFQANGQGMMQSANDGGQVFPSADDQSSLSNVAGTAMTDFSPPDQMAGPNDQTPVDANGFAGSADDFGGVDSVPGNPNIQEQTDAQPDNGPSEFAESPNTFGDLGSVPSDPNFQEQTDVQPDNEPPFRAEGGFGNQQNSQFQANEGLINFPSNPPQMTPQMGRPQNTIGGIAPSLAGIAHIFRDSDESQDISVERSFVLGQDGRIQSTVQLSMDSNEYDDGSLEVNLNLLPQIRSLLNNQLQTQHQVVSNNPRMVFFQHDDQDNDMSLDFQGILTNPVFQQQIQEIDVRLKRAPAARSKRLMEKYAHALALSSTNNTAPATINSSFFLSLLITWISVGLIL; encoded by the exons ATGGGTCGTTTGTTTTACAATATG CTGGTCGGAGCAGTGGTACTCGTTACCAACATAGGCATTGCGCAAGCGCAGGGCCTATGGATGCAACCAAACATGAATTCCGGCTCATCCAGAGTATCGCGCTTCCCAATGAATCGCCACATTTTCAGCACCGTCAACGGACACGTACTTTCTCTGGCGGCTGATGAGAGTGGTGAAATCTCTATGGAAGTGATCGGCTTCGTTCCCAACCAGCAGAGAAACCGAATTCAGACTCCGCCAGCAACTCAGTTCAGACGAGCGGATAATTCCTTTCAAGCTAACGGACAAGGAATGATGCAATCGGCGAATGACGGCGGTCAAGTTTTCCCATCGGCAGACGACCAAAGTTCGTTATCTAATGTAGCTGGAACTGCTATGACCGATTTCTCTCCACCAGATCAGATGGCAGGACCCAATGACCAAACACCAGTGGACGCCAACGGATTCGCTGGATCGGCTGATGATTTTGGTGGAGTTGACAGTGTGCCCGGCAATCCTAATATCCAAGAGCAAACAGATGCCCAGCCAGATAACGGACCCAGTGAATTCGCCGAATCGCCTAATACTTTCGGTGACCTTGGCAGTGTGCCCAGCGATCCTAATTTCCAAGAGCAAACAGATGTCCAGCCTGATAACGAGCCTCCTTTCAGGGCTGAAGGTGGTTTTGGAAACCAGCAGAATAGCCAATTTCAAGCCAACGAAGGACTTATAAATTTCCCTAGCAATCCTCCCCAAATGACTCCCCAAATGGGCAGACCTCAAAATACAATCGGCGGAATTGCCCCAAGTTTGGCTGGAATCGCTCACATATTCAGGGATTCCGACGAATCTCAAGATATTTCGGTGGAAAGAAGCTTCGTTTTGGGCCAGGACGGTCGAATTCAATCGACAGTTCAACTTTCAATGGATTCAAACGAATACGACGACGGATCGCTCGaagtcaatttgaatttgctgcCACAGATAAGAAGCCTTCTGAATAATCAATTGCAAACCCAGCACCAAGTGGTAAGCAATAACCCCCGAATGGTTTTCTTTCAACACGACGACCAAGACAACGACATGTCGCTGGATTTTCAAGGAATTCTGACGAATCCAGTGTTCCAGCAACAGATTCAAGAAATCGACGTCCGTTTGAAAAGAGCGCCAGCCGCAAGAAGCAAACGTCTGATGGAAAAATACGCCCATGCTCTCGCGTTGTCATCCACTAATAATACCGCACCCGCAACGAtcaattcttcctttttcctgTCACTTTTAATCACTTGGATTTCGGTTGGGCTTATTCTGTAA
- the LOC124207469 gene encoding uncharacterized protein LOC124207469 isoform X1, whose product MGPLFYNMLIGALALVTNLGIAQAQGQRMQPNFNSGSSGVSLGFPVNRHIVSTVNGHLLSLSADETGDISLEVIGFAPNRQRTRIQTPPAAQFRQADNSFQANGQGMMQSANDGGQVLPSTGDQSSFSNVAGTAITNFAPPGMNQMAGSNDQTPMGPNGLAGSANNFGSVGSMPSNPNFQQQAPGQPDNGPNGFAGSPNAFGDLGSVPSNPNFKQQAGAQPNNEPPFKNGGGFGNQQSSPFPANGGPANFPSNPPQMTPQIVSPQITPQIVSPQITPQIVSPQMTPQIVSPQNTVGGMAPSLAGIAHILRDSDEFQDISVERSYVFGQDGRIQSTVQLSRDSNEYDDASLEVNLNLLPQIRSLLNNQLQTQHQVVSNNPRMVFFHQDDQDNDMSLELQGILTNPWFQQQIQEIDVRLKRAPAARSKRLMEKYAHALALSSPSTNTAPATIHSPFFLSLLITWISVGLIL is encoded by the exons ATGGGTCCTTTGTTTTACAATATG CTGATCGGAGCACTGGCACTGGTTACCAACTTAGGCATTGCGCAAGCGCAGGGCCAGAGGATGCAACCAAACTTCAATTCCGGCTCATCCGGAGTATCGCTAGGCTTCCCAGTGAATCGCCACATTGTCAGCACCGTCAACGGACACCTGCTTTCTCTGTCGGCTGATGAGACTGGTGACATCTCTTTGGAAGTGATTGGCTTCGCTCCCAACCGACAGAGAACCCGAATTCAGACTCCACCAGCAGCTCAGTTCCGACAAGCGGATAATTCCTTTCAAGCTAACGGACAAGGAATGATGCAATCGGCGAATGACGGCGGTCAAGTTCTCCCATCGACAGGCGACCAAAGTTCGTTTTCTAATGTAGCTGGAACTGCTATAACCAATTTCGCTCCACCAGGAATGAATCAGATGGCAGGATCCAATGACCAAACACCAATGGGCCCCAACGGATTAGCTGGATCGGCTAATAATTTCGGCAGCGTTGGCAGTATGCCCAGCAATCCAAATTTCCAACAGCAAGCACCTGGCCAGCCTGATAACGGACCCAATGGATTCGCTGGATCGCCTAATGCTTTCGGTGATCTCGGCAGTGTGCCCAGCAATCCGAATTTCAAACAGCAAGCAGGTGCCCAGCCTAATAACGAACCTCCTTTCAAGAATGGAGGTGGTTTTGGAAACCAGCAGAGTAGCCCATTTCCAGCCAACGGAGGACCTGCCAATTTCCCAAGCAATCCTCCCCAAATGACTCCCCAAATTGTCAGTCCCCAAATAACTCCCCAAATTGTCAGTCCCCAAATAACTCCCCAAATTGTCAGTCCCCAAATGACTCCCCAAATCGTCAGTCCTCAAAATACAGTCGGCGGAATGGCCCCAAGTTTGGCTGGAATCGCTCACATATTGAGGGATTCCGACGAATTTCAAGATATTTCGGTGGAAAGAAGCTACGTTTTCGGCCAGGACGGTCGAATTCAATCTACAGTTCAGCTTTCCAGGGATTCAAACGAATACGACGACGCATCGCTCGaagtcaatttgaatttgctgcCGCAGATAAGAAGCCTTCTGAATAATCAATTGCAAACCCAGCACCAAGTGGTAAGCAATAACCCCCGAATGGTTTTCTTCCACCAAGACGATCAAGACAACGACATGTCGCTGGAACTTCAAGGAATTCTAACCAATCCGTGGTTCCAGCAACAGATTCAAGAAATCGACGTCCGTTTGAAAAGAGCGCCAGCCGCAAGAAGCAAACGTCTGATGGAAAAATACGCACATGCTCTCGCTTTGTCATCTCCCTCCACTAATACCGCACCCGCAACAATTCATTCTCCCTTTTTCCTGTCACTTTTAATCACTTGGATTTCGGTTGGACTTATTCTATAA